The Patescibacteria group bacterium nucleotide sequence GTGATTGGCTAATTTAACTGCTTGCGCTACCGGCAGTGCCCGCCCGTGCAGACTGTGGAAACCGTACAGCCGATGCCAGTTGGCGCCATTACTGGAGCACCCGATATCAAAAGCCATCATCACTTGATACGGTTTTAATCCCAGACCGCTGAGCGCCTGGGTCAACGCCGTCCACATGCCAAAGTTGCCACAACCGGGACACCAAGTCGGCTGATTCTGGTTCATAAAGCTTTGTGGCGATGTGGTTGAGGTGGGCATATTATATTCGTTGAGTACAAGTAATCTTGGTCACCCGCTCGACTATTTCTTGCGGGTAGAATTGTGAACCGTTGTACTTGAGTATTTTGGCAGTAATGGTAATACCAGTGGCTTGGCGCAGCAGCTGAGCAAATTGTCCGGTGGCATTGTTTTCGATCGCGACCAAATGTTTGGTATTTTTTAATAACTGAACGTAGGTTTTTTCATCTAACGGCCAGGGAGATTGGACATGAATATAATTTACGTTCGGCAATGATTTCAAGGCTTCCAGCACCGGACCCTTAACCGAACCCCAACCGATCAAAGTCAAACGGGCTTTAGCCGGCCCGTATCGCTTTGGCTTGGGTAGTTCTTTCAATACTCTCTTTAGTTTTGCCAACCGTTTGTTGGTCTGGGCCAAGCGCATCGCCGGTGTAAAACCTTCGATAGTGAAACCCGCTTCATCGTGCTCATCACTATTGGTTAGATGTACCCCGCCAGGCTGACCCGGCACTGCCCGCGCTGAGATTCCGCTGGCGGTAATCTGGTAGCGTTGATAGTTTTTTATCTTGGCCAGTTGAGCGGTCGTTAACATCACACCGCGATCAACGGCCACGGTCGTGTTTGGCAACTTGATAGCCTGATGGCCTTCGGAGAGATATTTGTCCAATAATACAAACGTGGGAATCTGATATTTCTCGGCTAAATTTAATGCCAGAGCCGTATGTGTAAACGCTTCTGCTTGATCACCCGGCGCTAACACTGCCCGCACAAACTCTCCGTGTCCCGCGTGACAGATATACTGCAGATCGCCTTGTTCGGTCCAGGTGGGTAAGCCGGTCGCCGGTCCGGGACGTTGCGAATCTATGACGGTCAATGGCGTCTCGGTCATAGCCGCCAAGCTCACACCCTCGTTCATTAGCGCGAAACCGCCACCGGAAGTCGCTACCAGCGATCGTACGCCGGCATAACTGGCGCCAATCGCGTGATGCACGGCGGCAATTTCATCTTCCGGCTGCACCACCAGCATACCTGTTTTATCCGCCCAGTTCGTTAAATTGTGTAATATTGAAGTGGCCGGAGTCATGGGATAGGCCACATAGTATTGGCAACCAGCAGCGACAGCGCCTAGAGCGGCCATCTCATTGCCCGTGACCAACACACGGTTGTGTCCAGACTTACCGTGGTCAAACTGATAGGGGTACTGCTTGGGATGAAGTTCTCGCTGGGCATATTGATATCCGAATGTAATCGCCTTCACGTTCGATTCGGCTACCTCGCTTCCCTTACCGCCAAACATCTCGCGTACTACTTGTTCAATCATCGCTAGATTATGACTCATCAGCCGTACCGCGATACCCAACATAATCATGTTGCCGGCGATTATCGGCACCCCGGCTTGTTCGGTCATTGCTTTCAAAGACACGCCGTGCATTTTGCGGCCGCGGGTGTATTTGGCTTCGGGCGTGAATTTGTCTTTATCAAACAGAATCAAACCCTCACGCACCACGTCTTTTTGGCAATACGCGAAAGCCTCTGGCGATAACGCGATTAACAGATGAGTCGGCTCGTATACGGCATAGATTGGTTTATTTGACAGACTGACTTGAAACGTGACAATGCCACCCCGGATCCGTGATGGATATTCCGACATATCACAAACATATAAACCAGAACGCATACACGCCTTGGCGAAAATATTACCGGCAATCTGCTGGCCGGCACCAGCCGGTCCACCAATCTCCCAATTAAAGATTTTTGTTTGCACCATAGTGTATGTATTGTACCAAAATATCGCCGCTTTAGGAACATCACGACCATCGTAGGCGAGGTTGGCCAACCTCGCCTACGGCGTATTTAAATACATTGACTTGAAATTAATCCCGTTTATTGCTAAATTAACTTAGTCATATGGACTTTTTTCAACAAGTTTACGCCATTACCAAACGGATCCCGCGCGGCCGGGTGGCCACCTATGGCCAGATTGCGGCCATGATTTCCACGCCCCGAGCCGCGCGCGTGGTCGGCTGGGCATTGCACGCACTGGACAATCAACCCTATCCGTGGCAGCGGGTAATCAATAGCCGGGGCGTGATCAGCACCACTTGCGAGACCCACACCCGGGAATATCAAAAACAGTTGCTTGAATCCGAAGGAGTAAAGGTAGAAACCAATGGCGATGAGTATCGGGTTGATTTGAAAAAGTATCTTTGGCAACCAAAAGTTAAATAATCGCAGTTCGTGTCTTCTGAGCGGGTGTCGTATAATGGCAATACCTCAGCTTTCCAAGCTGATGCTAGGGGTTCGATTCCCCTCACCCGCTCAGTTGACATGAACAGAATATATTTCATTATTCGATTATGAAAATCGGTATTATCGCCGACTTACACGATAACCTCCGCCACCTAGAAATCGTGCGCCAAGAATTACTAGGACACAATGTTGAACTGTTGTTGTTCTGTGGAGATTTCGATATGCCTTTTTCAATGCGAGGCTTTATCGATTTTAATATTCCGATAAAAGCCGTCCTAGGCAATGGCGATCCCGACATCCAGAAGTTTCAATATCAATTACAAAATCTTCAGGTACTTAAGAGCCTCGACCTGGATATCGGCTTACGTTTTCAGGATATAACGGTCGATGGCCGCCGTATTGCTATTTCCCACGGTGACGACGAAGCGCTGAATAAAGTTATTATTGAAAGCCAGTTGTTTGATGTGTTTTGTCTAGGGCACAATCATGTCCCACGGATTAACCAGGAAGGCAAAACAACAATCATAAATCCAGGTTCGTTGGTGGGTTGGTTTTATGAACAGCCGGGACGGTTAGTCCCGGTGACCTATTCGATATACAATACTACCACCGGTACGGCTGAATTGTACGAAGCCAAGCTATAATCACGCGCTTCGATACTCAATGATTTTATACAATCGCGGCGGGTTGATATCCTATCAGCCATTGACATAAATATTGTATCGTGGTATCTTTAGCACCAATCAACAACCGCCCCACAATTTGATGGGGCAAAGACTCGAACCACATTGTGTCATAGCTTTCCGTGACTCAGAGGAATCGGGTCACGGATCTTCGTTCTCCCTAAACCCACGAACGGAATCCAGCACCCCCGTGGTGCTGGAAAAAGCAATTATGACACAACCTCAAACTGTCCAGCCCGATTTTACGGCTCTGGGCGTCAACCCAAAACTCGTCCAGATTCTCAAAGGACGGCGGATTTTTACACCCACGCCGATCCAATCTCAAACCATCCCCATCGGCCTGACCGGCAAGGATGTGATGGGTATCGCCCAGACCGGTACCGGCAAGACGCTGGCTTTTGGCTTACCCATAATTCAGCGCATCGCCACCAAAGGCGGCCAGGCTTTGGTTATTCTGCCAACCCGCGAACTGGCGCACCAGGTCAATGAGGCGCTACAGCAGATCGGCAGCGTGATCGGACTGCGCACGGCTATTTTGATCGGCGGCGAGAACATTAATCGCCAGATCAAACAATTGGAGCGCAAGCCGCATATTGTCATCGGCACGCCCGGCCGACTGATCGATCACCTACAGCAAAAAACTCTCAACCTGACCAAGGTGAATATGTTGGTGCTCGATGAAGCCGATCGGATGCTGGACATGGGCTTTCTGCCCCAAATTAAGCAGGTGCTGCTGAGCGTTTCCCGCGAACGGCAGACGATGCTTTTTTCAGCCACGATGCCCAATACGATCGTCAAAATAGCCCAGGCCACGATGCGCTCACCGCTTCGGATCGAGGTCAGCCCAGCCGGTACCGCGGCCGAACATGTCACGCATGAAGTTTTTATCGTGCCAAACGCCAATAAGAATCAACTGCTGGAAAAACTATTGGCTGAATACCATGGTACTGTCCTGGTGTTCACCCGCACCAAGTTCACGGCTAAAAAGGTTTCCCGCGCCATGAGCCAGCTCAATCACAAAGTTACAGATATACATTCGAACCGATCGCTGTCACAACGTCTGGAAGCGCTCAACGGCTTTAAAAAAGGCAAATATCGGATTCTGATTGCCACCGACATTGCGGCTCGTGGCATTGATGTCAAAAACATCGAAGTGGTAGTTAACTACGACCTGCCACAAAACTCCGACGACTACGTACATCGGATTGGCCGCACCGGACGCGCCGGATTGACGGGCAAGGCGATATCATTTGCCACCCGGGATCAAGTCAAAGATATCCGCCAAATTGAACGACTGATTCGATCGCAAATCCCGGTAACACCCCTGCCTGATTTCCCGAGGCAAACCACACCATCTGAACCGATGACGCGCGAGTCTCGGCCGGAACGTTCGCGCTTTCAAAAATACCAGCTGCAGCGCGAACAACCCATTGCCGGTTCACGTTTCAATCGGAATAATCGGTCGGCGCGCCCCCAATTTCCCAGACCACAGACAGAGCATGTTCGATCCACAGACGACACCCAGGGCATACCTTTTACTACTCCAGCTGAATTCGCCCTTCGTACTGGCATCAAGTCGACTGGCCAAGTGCCGCGCGAACGGTTCTTTAACCGACGCGGCGGTAGTCATGGTCGGAGCCGCTCCGCTCGACCCCAACGTTCCAAACGGCCCTAACGAGCAATACCAGACCGGCTCAGTATCCGTGGGTCGGTTTTGTGCTGCACATTATTGGCATTGACGGACTTGACATTGCGGATAAATAATCTATAATACCTGACAGAGATCCAGGCAAACAGGGTCGTTTGCGCGGGTCTTTCGTTTTCTATTCGCGACTGTTAAGTTGGGCAGTTGGCGCGGATGGCAGGGGGTGCCATTCGATCGACGACAAGAGTTTGCATCACTAATCACCGGGGGTTCAGAAATGCCATCAAGTTCACTGGTCGAGTTTCTACTGGAGCACAACGCGCGTCAAAGCGAAGCGTTTTGCAGTCCCGACGCTCGGCTCTGGCGCAAACAGTATCGCAGCCGGCATCCAACTGAGATTGCGGCGTTGAAGTGCATGGATGGCCGGCTAAACCTGGCGATTATGAGCAACACTCCGCCGGGCATCATCCAACCGTTTCGGAATATTGCCGGCAAATTCGACATCGGCTGGCCGTACTTCGGGGAATTGCTGGAAGACTGGGTGAACTATTCCATGAGCATGGGGCGCGACTGCCTGATCCTGGTCACCCATCACTGGTCAAAGGGTGAACGGCATCGGGGCTGCCGCGGCTTCGAATACGACACCGGGTCGGCTGCTAATTACACCCACGAACTCAAAGCCCAGATTGAACGGGTATTCGGCTCCGGACACGTGGTGGTCTACCCAATCCGTCTCGGCATCGAGACCGACGAGGACGCGTTTGTGCTGTACGGTAACAATGGCGACTATCTGAACCTGGCTCAGCTTGGTCAGACATTGCCCGAGGATCTCCAGCTAAGGGTTCAAGCGCTCTACCCCGACATGAAACCGCAGATGGTGAACGATCTTCTGCCGTTGTTGCTGGGCAACCTGGAGCACATCGCCAATGTCCGGCGCGAACAGAGACCAATCGAGGAGGCACACCACCAGGAGCAGGTTCTGGCGGTGGGACGCGGATTTGACTGGCTGCACCTGCCAAATAAGGCGCTCATTATCGGACCGTATACCTACGACCTGGCTGAACCAGTCGCCACCGCCGCTGGTATTCTGCTTTCCAATCTGCAGGAAGAGCGCGTCCCGGCCAATGAAGGTTTCGTGCTTATGACCTCAGCGGTATATCGCGATGAGGCTGGCTCGCAAAGGTTTCGGGCGATTGAAAAAACCCTCTCGCTGGCTCGATTTGCCGAGACTACCATTAGTCGTACGGTACCACAGCTAAGGGAGCGCTTGGCTATCCTGCCCGGCATCGTGAACCTGAATACTCGCCGTTTCACTCAGATACCTTTCAACGTTGAACCGGCCGCACACCACACAACCGCTGTGTCGTCGGCTACTGCGATCTGACCGCGGCATCACCCAACGACAACTACCGCACACCCATTCGCGAGTGTGCGTTTTCTTATTTGTTTAAAAGAATATAGTGTGCTCGTCCAATTGCAACTAACCCAGATGCGCGTGATCGTTGTATATCCACACGCGCCATCCTATGCCTTCCCGCATTTTGCAATACTTTAATACAGAAAGACCGGTATTTTCCATTGATATTCGCGATTTGAAGTATTTGAATGTTTCGGGCGTTAGTGAGACACCTAATAGAACCAGCGCAAAAATGACTTGCAGAAAGAACCCGTGTGTCACGACCACAATTTCCTTCTCTTTCCTAGCCCTAAGGTAATCAAGCGCCTTACCCGCGCGCACAACTAGGTCGTCATAATTTTCACTCTCCTCAACCCTAATACCGGAAGTAAATAGGCTTTTTTCCCACTCATTCCATAACTTTTTTGCGTCTTCATCAAGGTGCGATTTGCCCACGAGCCTTGCGGGTTTTGCACGTTCGACGAATAGGTCAGAATATTCTGGTTTATGCCCAGTTATTCTACCGATTACTTCGGCGGTTTGTTTTGACCGCGTCAGGGGGCTAGCAATTAGCACTTCAAACGAAAGCCTGGCGATGCGTTTGGCTATGTGCAGCGCCTGCTTTTTACCCAGCTCTGTTAGCGGCGAATCGAGCGGTTGATAGATGGGCAAACTATTTGCCTCGCTTTGACCGTGACGGACAAAGTAAACAATTTTTTCTGGCTGCTCATTCATTAGCTTGTTGGATCAATAATTATTGCGCCAATCGCGATGTTTCTTCTGCGCCAATCTTGAAATATTCTCTGCGCTAACGCATCAAGAGTATGACCAATATACCAACAGTATTGGAGACTAGGGCGAGTCCGATAAATTGTTTTACCGACAATCGCAAGAATCCAAAAAAACCAGCAGCAAATTCGTCTGGAAGCGGAGAGCCGAGTATCGCGACTCCGACAGCTATCGATAACCAATTTGGAATCCGTCGTTTCGAAACCAGGATACTCATCCTTTCAAACACGCCCTTCCGTGATCCACTTTTAACGATGCTATAAATTGTCAGATCATAGAGAGCCGCCCCTAGCCCGCCTAAAATGGCCAAGAGCACTGTATTGCCAGTTTTAGGGATATTAAGAAATATAACCGTGGCCGTGCTTGAGGTAAACGCAAAGGCATAAAGTACGCCACCGACTAGAGCGCCCACGATGCTCGATTGTCCAAGATTGACGATCAGCTGCTTGGTGCTAGGCATTTGCATCAGCAGAACAGTCAACGCCAATCCCACTAAAAACAGAAATAACGGCACTCTTGCTTTACGTAGATTGTTCATATTTCTAGATACTTTTTCCAATTACACACCTTAATTTAGGCTCTGGCCGGTGTCACCCACTATGTAATTACTACAGGCGTTTGACGAGAAGAGTTTCGCTGGTCGGCCCTACCGACCCCGGACTCTGATCCGGGGGAACCGGTCTCCAGGGTCTCGCTGGCCACACTTCGCTAAAGTTACGCGTGACACCGCTCGACCCGTCTAAGCTCTCGTAGACTAAAGCAGTTCAGTCTACTCGTGGCTAAGACCCTCCGCGTTGTCCCGATAGTTTGGGTGGACCCTACCGGGCTCGAACCGGTCACCTCCGCGTTGCAAACGCGGCGCTCTACCAAATGAGCTAAGGGCCCACCCAAACTATCGAGGATCCTCGATAGTTTGCGCGCCTTTCAATCTTTCAACTGCTGCGCGCTCTTTCCATGATTTAATTTGCCTCTCCCTTCTCAACGCCCCAGATCGAAGTCGAAAACTTTCCTTATATACTAACTTTCATGGTCTATGCAAACGTGTTGTTTTACTGCATCTCTATTATGTTGGGCC carries:
- a CDS encoding YfcE family phosphodiesterase encodes the protein MKIGIIADLHDNLRHLEIVRQELLGHNVELLLFCGDFDMPFSMRGFIDFNIPIKAVLGNGDPDIQKFQYQLQNLQVLKSLDLDIGLRFQDITVDGRRIAISHGDDEALNKVIIESQLFDVFCLGHNHVPRINQEGKTTIINPGSLVGWFYEQPGRLVPVTYSIYNTTTGTAELYEAKL
- a CDS encoding 2-oxoacid:acceptor oxidoreductase subunit alpha, which translates into the protein MVQTKIFNWEIGGPAGAGQQIAGNIFAKACMRSGLYVCDMSEYPSRIRGGIVTFQVSLSNKPIYAVYEPTHLLIALSPEAFAYCQKDVVREGLILFDKDKFTPEAKYTRGRKMHGVSLKAMTEQAGVPIIAGNMIMLGIAVRLMSHNLAMIEQVVREMFGGKGSEVAESNVKAITFGYQYAQRELHPKQYPYQFDHGKSGHNRVLVTGNEMAALGAVAAGCQYYVAYPMTPATSILHNLTNWADKTGMLVVQPEDEIAAVHHAIGASYAGVRSLVATSGGGFALMNEGVSLAAMTETPLTVIDSQRPGPATGLPTWTEQGDLQYICHAGHGEFVRAVLAPGDQAEAFTHTALALNLAEKYQIPTFVLLDKYLSEGHQAIKLPNTTVAVDRGVMLTTAQLAKIKNYQRYQITASGISARAVPGQPGGVHLTNSDEHDEAGFTIEGFTPAMRLAQTNKRLAKLKRVLKELPKPKRYGPAKARLTLIGWGSVKGPVLEALKSLPNVNYIHVQSPWPLDEKTYVQLLKNTKHLVAIENNATGQFAQLLRQATGITITAKILKYNGSQFYPQEIVERVTKITCTQRI
- a CDS encoding MGMT family protein; translated protein: MDFFQQVYAITKRIPRGRVATYGQIAAMISTPRAARVVGWALHALDNQPYPWQRVINSRGVISTTCETHTREYQKQLLESEGVKVETNGDEYRVDLKKYLWQPKVK
- a CDS encoding DEAD/DEAH box helicase; the protein is MTQPQTVQPDFTALGVNPKLVQILKGRRIFTPTPIQSQTIPIGLTGKDVMGIAQTGTGKTLAFGLPIIQRIATKGGQALVILPTRELAHQVNEALQQIGSVIGLRTAILIGGENINRQIKQLERKPHIVIGTPGRLIDHLQQKTLNLTKVNMLVLDEADRMLDMGFLPQIKQVLLSVSRERQTMLFSATMPNTIVKIAQATMRSPLRIEVSPAGTAAEHVTHEVFIVPNANKNQLLEKLLAEYHGTVLVFTRTKFTAKKVSRAMSQLNHKVTDIHSNRSLSQRLEALNGFKKGKYRILIATDIAARGIDVKNIEVVVNYDLPQNSDDYVHRIGRTGRAGLTGKAISFATRDQVKDIRQIERLIRSQIPVTPLPDFPRQTTPSEPMTRESRPERSRFQKYQLQREQPIAGSRFNRNNRSARPQFPRPQTEHVRSTDDTQGIPFTTPAEFALRTGIKSTGQVPRERFFNRRGGSHGRSRSARPQRSKRP
- a CDS encoding histidine phosphatase family protein yields the protein MNEQPEKIVYFVRHGQSEANSLPIYQPLDSPLTELGKKQALHIAKRIARLSFEVLIASPLTRSKQTAEVIGRITGHKPEYSDLFVERAKPARLVGKSHLDEDAKKLWNEWEKSLFTSGIRVEESENYDDLVVRAGKALDYLRARKEKEIVVVTHGFFLQVIFALVLLGVSLTPETFKYFKSRISMENTGLSVLKYCKMREGIGWRVWIYNDHAHLG